The Paracoccus sp. MC1862 genome includes a window with the following:
- a CDS encoding DUF6441 family protein, whose product MKLKIEIIGDIARIMEAETRAGEKAVTTAMREAGTGLKTVWRAQITGAGLGARLARTIRSEQFPKGRASLNAAALVWSKAPVIVAAHDTGPLIRSKDGFWLAIPTAAAGRSLRGGRITPGEWERRTGLRMRFVYRRRGLSLLVAEGRLNTKGQAVVSRSKTGRGLTTVPIFLLVPQVRLRKRLDLARNAVPGLIVANWPGEQVR is encoded by the coding sequence ATGAAGCTGAAGATCGAAATCATCGGCGACATCGCCCGGATCATGGAGGCGGAGACCCGCGCCGGCGAGAAAGCCGTCACCACGGCGATGCGCGAAGCCGGGACCGGCCTCAAGACCGTCTGGCGCGCGCAGATCACCGGCGCGGGGCTCGGGGCGCGGCTCGCCCGCACCATCCGCTCGGAGCAGTTCCCGAAAGGCAGGGCTAGCCTGAACGCCGCGGCGCTGGTCTGGTCGAAGGCTCCGGTCATCGTCGCCGCCCACGACACCGGCCCGCTGATCCGCTCGAAGGACGGGTTCTGGCTCGCGATCCCCACCGCGGCAGCCGGCAGGTCCCTCCGCGGTGGCCGGATCACCCCCGGCGAGTGGGAACGCCGCACCGGCCTGCGCATGCGCTTCGTCTATCGGCGCAGGGGCCTGAGCCTGCTGGTCGCCGAGGGGCGGCTGAACACCAAGGGTCAGGCAGTCGTCTCGCGCTCGAAGACCGGCCGGGGGCTCACCACCGTGCCGATCTTCCTGCTGGTCCCGCAGGTCAGATTGCGCAAACGGCTGGATCTGGCGCGCAATGCGGTGCCGGGGCTGATCGTGGCGAACTGGCCGGGGGAGCAGGTTCGATGA